In Triplophysa rosa linkage group LG18, Trosa_1v2, whole genome shotgun sequence, a genomic segment contains:
- the cyth1b gene encoding cytohesin-1b isoform X3 encodes MEADDYVPDDLTPEEKQELENIRRRKQELLEDIQRLKDEIAKVTNEIDSLGSTQERVNMQRSKQMAMGRKKFNMDPKKGIRFLIENELLKNTCEDIAQFLYKGEGLNKTAIGDYLGERDDFNIQVLHAFVELHEFTDLNLVQALRQFLWSFRLPGEAQKIDRMMEAFAQRYCQCNPGVFQSTDTCYVLSFAIIMLNTSLHNPNVKDKPSAERFIGMNRGINDGGDLPEDLLRNLYESIKNEPFKIPEDDGNDLTHTFFNPDREGWLLKLGGGRVKTWKRRWFILTDNCLYYFEYTTDKEPRGIIPLENLSIREVEDSKKPNCFELFIPDNKDQVIKACKTEADGRVVEGNHTFYRISAPTTEEKEEWMNSIKAAISRDPFYEMLAARKKKASSLKRQ; translated from the exons cGGCTCAAGGATGAGATAGCGAAGGTCACAAATGAAATCGATAGTCTTGGCTCCACTCAAGAAAG AGTAAATATGCAGCGGAGTAAGCAGATGGCCATGGGCCGCAAGAAATTTAATATGGATCCCAAAAAG GGGATTCGGTTCCTCATAGAAAACGAATTGCTGAAGAACACTTGTGAAGATATTGCCCAATTTCTTTACAAGGGTGAGGGCCTCAACAAGACAGCCATCGGAGATTATCTGGGTGAAAG GGACGACTTCAATATTCAGGTTCTTCATGCCTTTGTGGAGCTTCACGAATTTACAGACCTCAACCTGGTGCAGGCCCTCAG ACAGTTTCTTTGGAGTTTTCGGTTACCGGGCGAAGCTCAGAAGATCGATCGTATGATGGAAGCCTTCGCCCAGCGTTACTGTCAATGCAATCCTGGCGTCTTTCAGTCCACAG ATACGTGTTACGTACTTTCCTTCGCAATCATCATGTTGAACACAAGCCTGCACAACCCAAACGTGAAGGACAAGCCATCAGCGGAGAGATTCATAGGCATGAACAGGGGCATCAATGATGGGGGAGATCTGCCGGAAGACCTGCTCAGG AATTTGTATGAAAGCATTAAAAATGAGCCCTTCAAGATACCCGAAGACGACGGAAATGACCTCACGCACACGTTCTTCAACCCGGACCGCGAGGGTTGGCTGCTTAAACTGGG AGGGGGACGTGTGAAAACGTGGAAGAGGAGATGGTTCATTTTGACGGACAACTGTCTCTATTACTTTGAGTACACCACG GATAAAGAGCCAAGAGGGATCATTCCTCTGGAAAATCTCAGTATTAGGGAAGTGGAGGACTCCAAGAAGCCA AATTGCTTTGAACTCTTCATCCCTGACAACAAGGATCAGGTCATAAAAGCGTGTAAAACCGAAGCAGACGGACGGGTTGTGGAGGGAAATCACACCTTCTACCGCATCTCAGCCCCGACCACAGAGGAGAAGGAGGAGTGGATGAACAGCATCAA ggCTGCCATAAGCAGAGATCCTTTCTATGAAATGCTTGCTGCCCGGAAAAAGAAAGCCTCATCTTTGAAGAGACAGTAG
- the cyth1b gene encoding cytohesin-1b isoform X2 has translation MVLKSEDGIVPDDLTPEEKQELENIRRRKQELLEDIQRLKDEIAKVTNEIDSLGSTQERVNMQRSKQMAMGRKKFNMDPKKGIRFLIENELLKNTCEDIAQFLYKGEGLNKTAIGDYLGERDDFNIQVLHAFVELHEFTDLNLVQALRQFLWSFRLPGEAQKIDRMMEAFAQRYCQCNPGVFQSTDTCYVLSFAIIMLNTSLHNPNVKDKPSAERFIGMNRGINDGGDLPEDLLRNLYESIKNEPFKIPEDDGNDLTHTFFNPDREGWLLKLGGGRVKTWKRRWFILTDNCLYYFEYTTDKEPRGIIPLENLSIREVEDSKKPNCFELFIPDNKDQVIKACKTEADGRVVEGNHTFYRISAPTTEEKEEWMNSIKAAISRDPFYEMLAARKKKASSLKRQ, from the exons cGGCTCAAGGATGAGATAGCGAAGGTCACAAATGAAATCGATAGTCTTGGCTCCACTCAAGAAAG AGTAAATATGCAGCGGAGTAAGCAGATGGCCATGGGCCGCAAGAAATTTAATATGGATCCCAAAAAG GGGATTCGGTTCCTCATAGAAAACGAATTGCTGAAGAACACTTGTGAAGATATTGCCCAATTTCTTTACAAGGGTGAGGGCCTCAACAAGACAGCCATCGGAGATTATCTGGGTGAAAG GGACGACTTCAATATTCAGGTTCTTCATGCCTTTGTGGAGCTTCACGAATTTACAGACCTCAACCTGGTGCAGGCCCTCAG ACAGTTTCTTTGGAGTTTTCGGTTACCGGGCGAAGCTCAGAAGATCGATCGTATGATGGAAGCCTTCGCCCAGCGTTACTGTCAATGCAATCCTGGCGTCTTTCAGTCCACAG ATACGTGTTACGTACTTTCCTTCGCAATCATCATGTTGAACACAAGCCTGCACAACCCAAACGTGAAGGACAAGCCATCAGCGGAGAGATTCATAGGCATGAACAGGGGCATCAATGATGGGGGAGATCTGCCGGAAGACCTGCTCAGG AATTTGTATGAAAGCATTAAAAATGAGCCCTTCAAGATACCCGAAGACGACGGAAATGACCTCACGCACACGTTCTTCAACCCGGACCGCGAGGGTTGGCTGCTTAAACTGGG AGGGGGACGTGTGAAAACGTGGAAGAGGAGATGGTTCATTTTGACGGACAACTGTCTCTATTACTTTGAGTACACCACG GATAAAGAGCCAAGAGGGATCATTCCTCTGGAAAATCTCAGTATTAGGGAAGTGGAGGACTCCAAGAAGCCA AATTGCTTTGAACTCTTCATCCCTGACAACAAGGATCAGGTCATAAAAGCGTGTAAAACCGAAGCAGACGGACGGGTTGTGGAGGGAAATCACACCTTCTACCGCATCTCAGCCCCGACCACAGAGGAGAAGGAGGAGTGGATGAACAGCATCAA ggCTGCCATAAGCAGAGATCCTTTCTATGAAATGCTTGCTGCCCGGAAAAAGAAAGCCTCATCTTTGAAGAGACAGTAG
- the cyth1b gene encoding cytohesin-1b isoform X4 — protein MQRSKQMAMGRKKFNMDPKKGIRFLIENELLKNTCEDIAQFLYKGEGLNKTAIGDYLGERDDFNIQVLHAFVELHEFTDLNLVQALRQFLWSFRLPGEAQKIDRMMEAFAQRYCQCNPGVFQSTDTCYVLSFAIIMLNTSLHNPNVKDKPSAERFIGMNRGINDGGDLPEDLLRNLYESIKNEPFKIPEDDGNDLTHTFFNPDREGWLLKLGGGRVKTWKRRWFILTDNCLYYFEYTTDKEPRGIIPLENLSIREVEDSKKPNCFELFIPDNKDQVIKACKTEADGRVVEGNHTFYRISAPTTEEKEEWMNSIKAAISRDPFYEMLAARKKKASSLKRQ, from the exons ATGCAGCGGAGTAAGCAGATGGCCATGGGCCGCAAGAAATTTAATATGGATCCCAAAAAG GGGATTCGGTTCCTCATAGAAAACGAATTGCTGAAGAACACTTGTGAAGATATTGCCCAATTTCTTTACAAGGGTGAGGGCCTCAACAAGACAGCCATCGGAGATTATCTGGGTGAAAG GGACGACTTCAATATTCAGGTTCTTCATGCCTTTGTGGAGCTTCACGAATTTACAGACCTCAACCTGGTGCAGGCCCTCAG ACAGTTTCTTTGGAGTTTTCGGTTACCGGGCGAAGCTCAGAAGATCGATCGTATGATGGAAGCCTTCGCCCAGCGTTACTGTCAATGCAATCCTGGCGTCTTTCAGTCCACAG ATACGTGTTACGTACTTTCCTTCGCAATCATCATGTTGAACACAAGCCTGCACAACCCAAACGTGAAGGACAAGCCATCAGCGGAGAGATTCATAGGCATGAACAGGGGCATCAATGATGGGGGAGATCTGCCGGAAGACCTGCTCAGG AATTTGTATGAAAGCATTAAAAATGAGCCCTTCAAGATACCCGAAGACGACGGAAATGACCTCACGCACACGTTCTTCAACCCGGACCGCGAGGGTTGGCTGCTTAAACTGGG AGGGGGACGTGTGAAAACGTGGAAGAGGAGATGGTTCATTTTGACGGACAACTGTCTCTATTACTTTGAGTACACCACG GATAAAGAGCCAAGAGGGATCATTCCTCTGGAAAATCTCAGTATTAGGGAAGTGGAGGACTCCAAGAAGCCA AATTGCTTTGAACTCTTCATCCCTGACAACAAGGATCAGGTCATAAAAGCGTGTAAAACCGAAGCAGACGGACGGGTTGTGGAGGGAAATCACACCTTCTACCGCATCTCAGCCCCGACCACAGAGGAGAAGGAGGAGTGGATGAACAGCATCAA ggCTGCCATAAGCAGAGATCCTTTCTATGAAATGCTTGCTGCCCGGAAAAAGAAAGCCTCATCTTTGAAGAGACAGTAG